The following are encoded in a window of Rosa chinensis cultivar Old Blush chromosome 4, RchiOBHm-V2, whole genome shotgun sequence genomic DNA:
- the LOC112199292 gene encoding zinc finger MYM-type protein 1-like: protein MHKWESLRNPSKLIERVISTQSSQEVADNRLRLITTIESVRLLACQGCAFRGHDESVNSSNGGNFNAVVDSFGRMNIDIRRVLQNAPGNAKYTSPIIQKQILNILGNKVRTKIREEVGDAKFCILVDEAVDVSNREQMAIILRFVDCDGFIRERFFKVLSAADTCSQTLKDEISKVLTQYDLQLENMRGQGYDGASNMRAKGVHDIWEFFSTLSLIVNFVDSSAKRHSALRVIREEEIADLVAAGAIETDRGANQLCTLQREGATRWGSHLRSISSLIKLFGATQTTLADLVANGPNKLQGEAKCVGNAMKRFDFVFCLLSMHDVMKITDFLCQSLQKKAIDIFNALNFLSITKSKFQDMREDGWNDLIVRVESFCCQYDIIMLDMSAPYKKSTRAYEQNITNEHYYQVNILNAVIDFQLAELDSRFADNSLELLLLSATLDPHMECGYFLADIQKDPRFANTTTVSDLCRRLVESRKSAFFPMIYRLICLVLTLPVSTATTERAFSSMTIIKNKFRNKMEDEFFDDLMVLYIEIEFADSIDNDSVIAEFEVSGPRRV from the exons ATGCACAAGTGGGAGTCACTAAGAAACCCATCTAAGCTTATTGAAAGGGTGATtagcacacaatcatcacaagaAGTAGCAGATAACCGACTCCGTCTTATTACTACTATAGAGAGTGTAAGGTTGTTGGCATGCCAAGGATGTGCTTTTAGAGGCCATGACGAATCGGTTAATTCATCTAATGGTGGCAATTTCAATGCGGTTGTGGATTCCTTTGGAAGAATGAATATAGATATTCGCAGAGTCTTACAAAATGCTCCTGGGAATGCTAAGTATACTTCTCCCATTATTCAAAAACAAATTTTAAATATACTTGGTAACAAAGTTAGAACCAAGATTCGGGAGGAAGTGGGAGATGCCAAATTTTGTATCCTTGTTGATGAAGCTGTTGATGTATCTAATAGGGAACAAATGGCTATCATTCTTCGATTTGTTGATTGTGATGGGTTTATTAGAGAACGGTTTTTCAAAGTGCTTAGTGCGGCAGACACTTGTTCTCAAACTCTAAAAGATGAGATATCCAAAGTTCTTACTCAATATGATCTTCAACTAGAAAATATGCGTGGGCAAGGATATGATGGTGCTAGCAACATGCGGG CTAAAGGGGTGCATGATATTTGGGAATTCTTTTCAACTCTAAGTTTGATTGtaaattttgttgattcttcTGCAAAAAGACATTCAGCTTTGAGAGTTatcagagaagaagaaattgcagaTTTAGTGGCTGCTGGAGCAATTGAGACTGATAGAGGTGCTAATCAGCTTTGCACTTTGCAACGAGAAGGGGCTACTCGTTGGGGTTCACATCTTCGCTCTatttcaagtttgattaagttATTTGGAGCTACCCAAACAACTCTTGCAGATTTGGTTGCAAATGGACCAAATAAATTACAAGGAGAAGCAAAGTGTGTAGGTAATGCAATGAAgcgttttgattttgtgttttgcttGCTTTCGATGCATGATGTCATGAAGATTACTGATTTTCTTTGTCAGTCATTGCAAAAAAAAGCCATAGACATCTTCAATGCtctcaattttctttcaataacaaaatcaaaatttcaagatATGAGAGAAGATGGTTGGAATGATTTGATTGTGAGGGTTGAATCATTTTGTTGTCAGTATGATATTATTATGCTAGATATGTCTGCTCCTTACAAGAAAAGTACAAGGGCTTATGAACAAAATATTACAAATGAGCATTATTATCAGGTCAATATACTTAATGCTGTGATAGACTTTCAGTTGGCAGAGTTGGATAGTAGATTTGCAGATAATTCGTTGGAGCTCCTTCTTCTTAGTGCTACATTAGATCCAC ATATGGAGTGTGGGTATTTTCTAGCAGATATTCAGAAGGATCCAAGATTTGCCAACACAACTACTGTGTCTGATTTGTGTCGCCGGTTAGTTGAATCAAGAAAGTCAGCATTCTTTCCTATGATTTATAGATTGATTTGTCTTGTGCTGACTCTGCCAGTTTCTACAGCAACAACAGAGAGAGCATTTTCATCTATGACCATCATAAAAAACAAATTTCGAAATAAGATGGAAGATGAGttttttgatgatttgatggtTCTCTACATCGAAATAGAATTTGCCGATAGCATTGATAATGATTCTGTGATTGCTGAGTTTGAAGTGAGTGGGCCTCGAAGGGTATGA